A stretch of Acidobacteriota bacterium DNA encodes these proteins:
- a CDS encoding 50S ribosomal protein L30: MSAAKKATGTGSTKGTIKIRWVMSAIACPQKHKLIVRGLGLRKLQQVVVKPDNAGIRGMVAKIPHLVKIID, encoded by the coding sequence ATGAGCGCGGCGAAAAAAGCAACAGGAACAGGTTCAACCAAGGGTACGATCAAAATCCGCTGGGTAATGAGTGCCATTGCGTGTCCGCAAAAACACAAGTTGATTGTGCGCGGTCTGGGATTGCGCAAACTACAGCAGGTGGTCGTAAAGCCGGATAATGCGGGCATTCGCGGCATGGTTGCCAAGATTCCTCATCTGGTTAAGATCATCGATTAG